The Armatimonadota bacterium DNA segment CATATGGACGATCAGCCAGATCGTGAAAATCACGTTCATGCCCAGCACAAGCCCGAAGGCCACTGGCCGCAAGCGCCGGAAGGTCCGGAATCCGCCGAAGCGCAACACAGCGGTCTTCAGCATCCAGCCGATGAAAATCGAGATCCAGTAGCGGTCGATGGGCCAGCTCAGCCAGGTCACAAAGCCGAGGGGGTGCAGGGGCCACCAGATGAACTGGCGCCGCAGCGCGAACAACGCCCAGGTGGTGACTGCGCCCAGCCCAAGGGACGCCCAGTCGCCGAGGAGCATGGTCGTGGGTTTCTGCAGGAGATTAGCCAGGCCGCGGGTGCTGTCCAGCCCCGCCCTGCTCGGCCATTCCGCGAGTTTCGGCGCACCATAGTTGTAGATGATCCACGGCGCGGTGATGTGGCAGGCGACGATCGCCAGCGCCACCGCCGCGATGGACAGGAGCATGATATCCCCGCGCCTGGCGCCCATCTCCGAGGCCATACGGTATCCCTGAAAGACGGAGGCCGAGTTCTGCGTGGCGGTGGATCGAATCTGGCACCAGCTCGTCATGGTCATCAAGGTGACATTCATCGTGCCAATGCGCTTGACACCGAAGAGCGTGAACAAAGCCTCGTTGTACCCCGCGGTGTAGCCGCCGATCGGCGCACTGTACACGAACATGCCGGCCTCACAGATGACCCGCGCCACCACCATGCCCACAAGCGGGAAGAACACATATTGAGCCACAGCCCAGACGGTGTTCATTCCGAAATAGCTGCACCACCAGACAAGGAATACGAAGGCGCCCAGGAAGCCGAACACCGCGAGTCTGTAGGGCTCCTTCGCGTCCGGTTCGTCCGGGGTGGGACGCACGAAGCCGAAGGCAATCGCCAATACCCGACGCAGGTGCTCGCGCGCGGAATACAGCAACGCTCCGGCGAGCACAATGTACCCCCCGGTGGTCTGGAGGGTGAAGAATGGGTTGGAGTTGGATGTGATGCCGAAGGCGAGGCGGGTGAACAGCTGGATGCGGCGGAAAAGATAGAAGAACCAGAGCGAGAAACTGACCTCGGAGGACAGCAGGTAGGCGATGCCGATCATGTCCATCCGCATGTACAGCAATATGCCGTTGAAGGCCGACATCGGACCGGTGAACCGCACCTTCAGGTCCTGTTCAAGATTGATGAAGGGGATCTCCGGCCAGTAACCGTGCAGTCCCTGGAGGGTGTAGTGGATGCACGGGAGTACAAAGGCCGCCCACACCAGGCGGTCGCGCAGCATGGAGGAGGCGGCGGAGGGCTCGCCGTGAACGATCTCCACAGGCACCTGGACCAGCGGGTAGAGCAGCTTCTCTTCCTGCTCCCAGCGCCACGCCAGCGTGGCCGCGAAACAAAGCACCATCCAGTAGACCGCCAGGAAGAACGGGGTCCAGATCAGCAAAGGCCGCACCCACGCGCGCCAGGGCATCACCTGCCCCGGAGGCAGGCCCTCATGGGCCCACCGCGCGACAACCCCTTCCGGGTCGGTGTCCGGCAGCAGCATGGGATTCAGCTTGTCCAGGTACAGGTCGGGTGGAGCGATATCGGGGGTCGCGTAATAGACCAGGCCGACAAGCTTCAGGTAGAAGTGCTGGGCGAACTCCTGCCCTGCGATGGCCCCCACGACCATGAGGAGCAAGAAAATCAGCATCAGTTCGTGCGCCGCAAGCGGCTTGATGCGCATCCTCTTCAGACCCCGGAGGACCGCATTGCCGGCGATGAGCGCCAGAAGCAGCGCAACAGCGCCCCGGGGGAGGTATCCGGTGCCGATGATTTCGTAACGCAGGAGCACCGAGAAGCATCCGGCGACGGTGAAGGCGATCACGAGTACGAAGGCAATCGCGATCGCGCGTGGTGTGATGGCGCCTGTCCTGGATGTCTCAATTGCGGTGCTACTAGTGGTGGCTGTGGTGATTTCGGAGGCTATGGTCATCGCGTCCCTGTCAGTGGTTGAAGGCGCGCCACTCCTTTGGGCGCCGTCGGACGATAATATACATTTTGGCGGGATAATGCACGCAGTTCTTCGCGGGCGCGGCATCCATCGCGCACGGGGCAACGGGAGACACGCTGGTTCCTGCGGACGGATTGCCACGCGGGACACCACCTCACATCGCGCAACTCCGACCCGGTGCTGCCACACGAGTACAGGGCCAAGGTTCCGCCGGCGAGGGTCTCGTCAGTCACTTCCTGGTCGAGTTCGTTACCCGCATATCCGTGCAACTTGGGCCCCAGGACCACCAAGCGCGCCATCCCGGGCTCTCAGCATCCCGGTCATCGCTGTTCAGCGGCTTCGGCGAACCCCACGCAGCTTACTCAGCGCCCTTCCCGGTCTGGCCCTGCGCGTCGCCTGGCTTCTGGGCGGCCCGGCAGTCCGGGAAGTCGCCGAAGAAACTTTGGACGCAGTTTCTCCGGGTGACTTGGGGCTTCATGATTCACCCATCTCTTCACCCATGGCGTATGCCTGGGCGATGGCCTTGCGCGGGTCGAACATCTCCTCAATCGGCCCCAGTTGCTTCTCGAGCTCGCACGGGGGCTCGTAGGTGTCGATGTCCTCTCCGTTTGCGAAACCTTTGAGCAGTTCCACCATGTACAGGAAGGTGCGCAGCGGAATGTCCGGCGGCACTCCGTGATCCACGGACGGGATGTAACCACCATACTCCCGCGCGGTCTTGTAGCGTCTGGCTACCTCGACCCGCGCCCGAGCTTTGTCGAACCGCAGCTCGCGCTTGTCGATGCCGCCGTGGATGAAGATGCCGGGGTTTTCCCGCAGGATGACCTCCGGATCATTCCCCGCAGCGATTTCGATGGGCGAAATCGCGTCAATGGCCGCCGGGTACATTACGGACAGGATCTGGCCGTTGTATCCGTCGGAATCCATGTCGACGATATCCACGCCCTTCTCCTTCAGGAAGGTGTAGAGCTTCTTGTAGCGGGGCAGCATGAATTCCCGCATGTGCGCCGGGGAGATCATCGACTGCCCCTTGTACGCCATGTCCTCATTGAGAATCACGTGGTCCACTTTGATCGCTGACAGTGGCTCGTCCAGAAGCTCGATCAGGAACCATGTCCAGAATTCCATCATCTCGTGCACCAGGTCTGGCTGGTCGTAGAACAGCATGGACAGACCCTCGAAACCGCACATATCCCGCAGCGTCCAGTACAGGCCCGGGACCACTACCGTTACGGGGTACTCGCTGGCATTGGCCTTGTCTACGTAGGCCGTCCAGCCCGGGCCGTCCCCCACATGCCGGTACTTGTTTGGATTGAGGTCGGTCAGTGGCGCGCCGTCGCCACCCGGCCCGGTGCGTTCGGGCGAATGCGGGTCGAAATGGGATTTCATCTCCTCCCAGGTGGCCCAGTCCTTCACGAAATGCTCGATGTAGCTACGAGTGACAAAGCCTTCAGTGGGCTGGTGGATTGCGTCCTTCCGGTACACACCCCAGTGGTCGCGCCACCAGCGATAGTTGCCCTCTTCCTTGATCACGATTTCCGTGAAAGGTGGCACCGGCCCGCAGTAGAGCTTGCCGATGCCCATTGCGCCATCGGCGCCGGTGAAAGCGGCCCAGTTGCGCATCTGCTCTTCGGATAAGCCCTGCTTGCGCCAAGCCGCGAACGTTGAAGCCCTCGGGCCTCCGAAAATGTAGGGCATGCGATCCACCGGCTGGCGCTTTGCGACGGCGAGGAAACGCTCGCGAGGGGTCATGTGTCCTCCTTGAACGCGGTGCAGTGTTCGTCCGGGTTGCGAAACGGCAACGGCTCCGTCATGGCGGGCCGGCCGTAGGTTATGATCTGCCTACATTCGCCATTTCTGTCCGAATGCCTTGTGCCTGACCCGGGCTAATCCACTTTCCCGTCGATCTTGATCCCGTGCACCAGGGCGACATCTCGCTCCAGTTCGCTGGCATAACGAACCCGCAAGAAGCACCGGGGCTTGCCCTTGACTGTATCGGTCAGGTCGAATTCGTCATGCCACGACAGCGCCCGGTCTTCGGCCACCGGGGCCCAAGTCTCGCCATCCAGCGAGACCTCCACCACGGCCGTGGTCCCCTCTGGCCGCGAGGTGTAGAGAGACACGCGCAACTGCGCCAGACTGTGCCCGTCCTGCGCACCCAGTTCGTAGGTGAGCGATCCCTTCCCGCGTGGGTGCAGGCATAGCCCCCAAATGCCGTCGTAGAAACCCTGAACCGTCCCGTGCAGCCGGGCATTGCCGCCTTTATTGTAGGCGTCACTGTAGCTGATCTCGCCCGGGGGCAGGGCTGCAAGGTCCAGACGGTAGGCTGCCAGTTGCTTCTCGGCTCGTGCCCTGAAGCTCCGCAGGTCACCCTCGTCGAAGGCATGGGTGCCTGCGTACTGGTCGAAGCACGCCACGTAGGCCTCCCATGCGTCTCGCGCAGCAGCGCGGTTTTCAGGCGACGGGTCCTGTCTGAATGCCTGGTGGGCATCCATGGCCTCCAGGTGCTTCTCGGTATAGTCCCAGCCCAGCTCGACAAAAGCGATCCGCGCCCTCACCTTGGCGTCGTTCGCAGCAAGCGTCGCTGCCTCGTTCAGCCACGCCCGACACTTGTCTCGCAGCGCCCTGGGGTAGAGCATATACAGGTCAAACTCGTTCCCGCTCACATACCGGTCAGGTCCGCCGGATGTCTCCAGCGCCAGGTAGAACTCGCGCATCGGTCCCTCGGCGGGTCCGTAGAAGAGCCGGAAGAACTCGTCAAGCATGGCGGGGACGTCGGTGGTGTGATCCCACCACACCCGGCTGAAAGCATAGTAGAGCAGGTGGTTCGTCGCCCACCGCTGCTGGGTCTCGGAATAGAACCCGTGGACGTTGTTCGCCTTGTAGTAGCGGACTTCGTCCTGCAGCCGGTACAGACTGACGGGCAGCGCCTCGAGCCAGTTGTAGAATCCGAAATACTCATACACCCCACGCACCGTGGCCAGATCGGTCCATGCGTCGAATTTCTGCTTGAACCGCTCCTGGGGGCCGCCCGGGCGCAGGAAGCTCACGCCGTAGTTGTAGCAGTAATTGGTCTGCTCGCAGTGGATGTTGGCCGCGGGCTTGATCCAATTGGGGGGCCCATCCGCGCCCGCATAGATGTAGGTGTGCAGCATCGCGCCCGGGTATTCCTGAGCAACAGCTTCTGCGATAGGGTTCAGCGCCCAGAGCAGAATGTCCGCGTGAGTCGAGGGATCTCTTCCATCGATGGCCTGGCATTCCGGGCATTCGCACCAGTCATCGCCATCATTCTGGGTCATGTCGATGAACAACACGTCGGGGTCTGCGGCCATCTTCGCCGCTCCTGCCACGGCGTACTCCTTGAGCAGGCGTTGCACATCGGGGTTGGTCAGGCAGAGCTGCCCATTGGGTATGCGCTTCCCCCGTACCAGCGCGAAGTATTCCGGATGATCCCGGAAGTACCGTTCCGCCGGGATGATATGCTGCCAGTTGTGGCCGGAGCCCACCTTCGTGTAGGTGCCCCCGCGTTTGAGCATGAAGTCCGGATCATCCGCCAGGGGATGCACCCAGAAGTTCTGGTGGTTCTTGGTAAGCCAGTCCTTCACGTCCCTGTTCCACGCCGGGTCCTCCGCGCCGCCTCCACCCATCGCGTGTCGGCGGGCGAAGGACGGCTCGAAGGTGCGCTCCAATTCCGTTACGGTAACTGCGGTCAGCTCCGGGGTCACCTCGCCCAGTTCGCCGGGCCAGTACCAGCGGTATCCGAGGCTTTCCAGGAAGTCATACGCGCTATAGACGACTCCCCGCGGCCCGCCGCCGAGAATGAGCAGGCGAGTGCCGTCGGTGCGCCGCGCAAGCCCCTCGATACCCAGTCGGCGCTCCTTTCCAGTCAACTCCACCCCCAATGACGGGGCATTCGCAACAAGCGCCACAATGACAGCCGGTGTATCCGCAGCTGGTGCGCCTGCCTCGATCTGCAGCCGGGCCCCGGTGGCCTTCTCAAGGTGCCTCCGAATCTCCTCGGCAGCGAAACGCTCCGGCGGACTGGCGTCCACCGCAACATGGATCGTCGCCTGCGGCTGACGGTCACGCACCAGCGTCACGTCCGCGAAACCGGAGACCGTCAGGACCGTCGCCAAGAGCACGGCAGAGCCCCAAGTCATCGATGCGTCATCCCCATTTGTACGCCGCGGCTTCGCCACTCGAGGCGTGTTGAGCGGCATATTCTTGTTCGTGGGTTGGGCGAAATCATACGCACGAGGCGTTGGTTCCCCGCACCGGGGCGCTCTTCCTGCCTGTGTAGTCTTGCGCTTGCTGAGCGCCGACGGTACCATTGATGGGCCGTGCAGGAATCCGAACTGTGACCCTGGAACCGAGTTCACCGTCACCATCAGAGGGCTCTGACCCCAGGACCTTTCCCGAAGGAAGGACCTTTCACTTGAGCGACATCCTCGGCATCATCGGCAGTCCACGCATCGGCGGCAACACGGACGTCCTTGTTTCCGAAGTCCTCAAGTCCGCCGCTGAATCCGGCGTCTCCGGCCAGGCTGTGCACCTTGCCGACTTGAATATCCGGGAATGCATCGGCTGCCACGCCTGCTGGAAGGACGGCGTCTGCCTCCAGGACGACGACATGTGCGACCTGTACCGGCGCATCATCGAAGCCAAAGCACTGGTGCTGGGCTCTCCCGTCTACTGGTACGGCCCGACCGCGCTCCTCAAGGCCTTCATCGACCGCCTCGTCTACTTCAACTGCCCCGAAAGCCGCAAGCTCATCGCCGGCAAGCCGGCAGCCATCGTCTCTCCCTTCGAGGAAGAAGACCCGGGCGTCGCCGATCTGCTCTTCGCCATGGTGGAGCGATCCCTGGGCTACCTGCAAATGCCCGTCGCGGGGTGCCTCGGCGTGCCCGGCGTCACCAGGCGCGGCGAGGTGGCACAGGTGGACTGGGCGATGCAGGCTGCTTGCGATCTTGGCCGTAAGCTGGCAGAGCTCGTGACGACATGAGACACAACGGCAGGCCGCTGGAGCGTTGAAAAGTTGGCACATTCTGACGGGTGCGTTTCAGCCTTGCCGGCATTCGCTTGTCATCTGAGCGCAGGTCCGGGCGTGTCTGAACACACCGACACCACACGCTCTCCCTGTTTGCCATGATTACCTCGGACAACGATGCGCAGCCGCCGACACGCAGTCC contains these protein-coding regions:
- a CDS encoding flavodoxin family protein, which codes for MGRAGIRTVTLEPSSPSPSEGSDPRTFPEGRTFHLSDILGIIGSPRIGGNTDVLVSEVLKSAAESGVSGQAVHLADLNIRECIGCHACWKDGVCLQDDDMCDLYRRIIEAKALVLGSPVYWYGPTALLKAFIDRLVYFNCPESRKLIAGKPAAIVSPFEEEDPGVADLLFAMVERSLGYLQMPVAGCLGVPGVTRRGEVAQVDWAMQAACDLGRKLAELVTT
- a CDS encoding DUF4838 domain-containing protein codes for the protein MTWGSAVLLATVLTVSGFADVTLVRDRQPQATIHVAVDASPPERFAAEEIRRHLEKATGARLQIEAGAPAADTPAVIVALVANAPSLGVELTGKERRLGIEGLARRTDGTRLLILGGGPRGVVYSAYDFLESLGYRWYWPGELGEVTPELTAVTVTELERTFEPSFARRHAMGGGGAEDPAWNRDVKDWLTKNHQNFWVHPLADDPDFMLKRGGTYTKVGSGHNWQHIIPAERYFRDHPEYFALVRGKRIPNGQLCLTNPDVQRLLKEYAVAGAAKMAADPDVLFIDMTQNDGDDWCECPECQAIDGRDPSTHADILLWALNPIAEAVAQEYPGAMLHTYIYAGADGPPNWIKPAANIHCEQTNYCYNYGVSFLRPGGPQERFKQKFDAWTDLATVRGVYEYFGFYNWLEALPVSLYRLQDEVRYYKANNVHGFYSETQQRWATNHLLYYAFSRVWWDHTTDVPAMLDEFFRLFYGPAEGPMREFYLALETSGGPDRYVSGNEFDLYMLYPRALRDKCRAWLNEAATLAANDAKVRARIAFVELGWDYTEKHLEAMDAHQAFRQDPSPENRAAARDAWEAYVACFDQYAGTHAFDEGDLRSFRARAEKQLAAYRLDLAALPPGEISYSDAYNKGGNARLHGTVQGFYDGIWGLCLHPRGKGSLTYELGAQDGHSLAQLRVSLYTSRPEGTTAVVEVSLDGETWAPVAEDRALSWHDEFDLTDTVKGKPRCFLRVRYASELERDVALVHGIKIDGKVD